In the genome of Salvelinus sp. IW2-2015 unplaced genomic scaffold, ASM291031v2 Un_scaffold1641, whole genome shotgun sequence, one region contains:
- the LOC112071555 gene encoding transcription initiation factor IIA subunit 1 isoform X1 — MASSANSNQVPKLYRSVIEDVINEVRELFLDEGVDEQVLMELKTLWENKLMQSKAVEGFNTEEQAALQAAAQQQAQQAQQATQQAQTQQLLLPPQQQVTSWQSTRPTVTSAPQQQVIMQDPKILQHMSATGMNAATTAATLALPTGISPYQQLITSQGGNLSQNMYLKTVDGQILQVLRAANGTQYIIQPQQQMVLQQQVLPQMQPGGGQAPVIQQVRPITQVLAPLQGGLPQVLAPLQGGLPQQTGVIIQPQQVILTGNKVQQNAQVMQMTGQPGQVQQIQQQVQQVQQVQGGAAPGGPQQQQQTQQQQPPIMLQVDGAGDTSSDEEDEEEEYDEEEDEEKEKDGEDGQVEEEPLNSEDDVSDEEDQELFDTENVVVCQYDKIHRSKNKWKFHLKDGIMNLNGRDYVFSKAIGDAEW; from the exons ATGGCGAGCTCGGCTAACTCGAATCAAGTG CCTAAACTCTACAGGTCTGTGATTGAAGATGTTATCAACGAGGTCCGGGAGCTCTTCCTGGATGAGGGGGTGGACGAGCAGGTCCTCATGGAACTCAAAACG CTGTGGGAGAACAAGCTAATGCAGAGTAAGGCAGTGGAGGGCTTCAACACAGAGGAGCAGGCGGCCCTCCAGGCAGCAGCCCAGCAGCAGGCACAACAGGCCCAGCAGGCCACCCAGCAAGCCCAGACACAGCAGCTCCTCCTGCCCCCGCAGCAGCAAG TGACGAGCTGGCAATCGACCCGGCCTACTGTCACCAGCG CACCCCAGCAGCAAGTCATTATGCAGGATCCTAAAATTCTGCAGCATATGAGTGCAACAGGGATG AATGCAGCAACCACAGCAGCAACCTTGGCCTTACCAACAGGAATCAGTCCCTACCAACAACTCATCACTAGCCAAG GCGGCAATTTGTCCCAGAATATGTATCTTAAAACAGTGGACG GTCAGATCCTCCAGGTGCTGCGTGCGGCTAACGGGACCCAGTACATTATCCAGCCTCAGCAGCAGATGGTCCTTCARCAGCAGGTCCTTCCTCAGATGCAGCCTGGCGGTGGGCAGGCCCCCGTCATACAGCAGGTACGCCCCATCACACAG GTACTGGCTCCTCTACAGGGAGGACTCCCCCAGGTGCTGGCTCCTCTACAGGGAGGCCTCCCCCAGCAGACAGGAGTCATCATCCAGCCTCAACAGGTCATCCTCACTGGGAACAAGGTCCAGCAGAATGCACAG GTAATGCARATGACAGGCCAGCCCGGTCAGGTGCAGCAGATCCAGCAGCAGGTCCAACAAGTTCAACAGGTCCAGGGCGGAGCTGCACCAGGAGGcccacagcaacagcagcagacccagcagcagcagcctcctATAATGCTGCAGGTGGACGGAGCGGGGGACACGTCCTCAGAcgaagaagatgaggaggaagagtatgacgaggaggaagatgaagaaaaGGAAAAAGATGGAGAGGACGGCCAGGTGGAGGAG gagCCTCTGAATAGTGAAGATGATGTGAGTGATGAGGAGGACCAAGAACTGTTTGATACAGAGAACGTGGTGGTGTGCCAGTACGACAAG ATCCACAGAAGTAAGAACAAATGGAAGTTCCACCTGAAGGATGGGATCATGAACCTGAACGGCCGAGACTATGTCTTCTCCAAAGCCATCGGGGAYGCAGAGTGgtaa
- the LOC112071555 gene encoding transcription initiation factor IIA subunit 1 isoform X2 — MASSANSNQVPKLYRSVIEDVINEVRELFLDEGVDEQVLMELKTLWENKLMQSKAVEGFNTEEQAALQAAAQQQAQQAQQATQQAQTQQLLLPPQQQVTSWQSTRPTVTSAPQQQVIMQDPKILQHMSATGMNAATTAATLALPTGISPYQQLITSQGGNLSQNMYLKTVDGQILQVLRAANGTQYIIQPQQQMVLQQQVLPQMQPGGGQAPVIQQVLAPLQGGLPQVLAPLQGGLPQQTGVIIQPQQVILTGNKVQQNAQVMQMTGQPGQVQQIQQQVQQVQQVQGGAAPGGPQQQQQTQQQQPPIMLQVDGAGDTSSDEEDEEEEYDEEEDEEKEKDGEDGQVEEEPLNSEDDVSDEEDQELFDTENVVVCQYDKIHRSKNKWKFHLKDGIMNLNGRDYVFSKAIGDAEW; from the exons ATGGCGAGCTCGGCTAACTCGAATCAAGTG CCTAAACTCTACAGGTCTGTGATTGAAGATGTTATCAACGAGGTCCGGGAGCTCTTCCTGGATGAGGGGGTGGACGAGCAGGTCCTCATGGAACTCAAAACG CTGTGGGAGAACAAGCTAATGCAGAGTAAGGCAGTGGAGGGCTTCAACACAGAGGAGCAGGCGGCCCTCCAGGCAGCAGCCCAGCAGCAGGCACAACAGGCCCAGCAGGCCACCCAGCAAGCCCAGACACAGCAGCTCCTCCTGCCCCCGCAGCAGCAAG TGACGAGCTGGCAATCGACCCGGCCTACTGTCACCAGCG CACCCCAGCAGCAAGTCATTATGCAGGATCCTAAAATTCTGCAGCATATGAGTGCAACAGGGATG AATGCAGCAACCACAGCAGCAACCTTGGCCTTACCAACAGGAATCAGTCCCTACCAACAACTCATCACTAGCCAAG GCGGCAATTTGTCCCAGAATATGTATCTTAAAACAGTGGACG GTCAGATCCTCCAGGTGCTGCGTGCGGCTAACGGGACCCAGTACATTATCCAGCCTCAGCAGCAGATGGTCCTTCARCAGCAGGTCCTTCCTCAGATGCAGCCTGGCGGTGGGCAGGCCCCCGTCATACAGCAG GTACTGGCTCCTCTACAGGGAGGACTCCCCCAGGTGCTGGCTCCTCTACAGGGAGGCCTCCCCCAGCAGACAGGAGTCATCATCCAGCCTCAACAGGTCATCCTCACTGGGAACAAGGTCCAGCAGAATGCACAG GTAATGCARATGACAGGCCAGCCCGGTCAGGTGCAGCAGATCCAGCAGCAGGTCCAACAAGTTCAACAGGTCCAGGGCGGAGCTGCACCAGGAGGcccacagcaacagcagcagacccagcagcagcagcctcctATAATGCTGCAGGTGGACGGAGCGGGGGACACGTCCTCAGAcgaagaagatgaggaggaagagtatgacgaggaggaagatgaagaaaaGGAAAAAGATGGAGAGGACGGCCAGGTGGAGGAG gagCCTCTGAATAGTGAAGATGATGTGAGTGATGAGGAGGACCAAGAACTGTTTGATACAGAGAACGTGGTGGTGTGCCAGTACGACAAG ATCCACAGAAGTAAGAACAAATGGAAGTTCCACCTGAAGGATGGGATCATGAACCTGAACGGCCGAGACTATGTCTTCTCCAAAGCCATCGGGGAYGCAGAGTGgtaa
- the LOC112071555 gene encoding transcription initiation factor IIA subunit 1 isoform X3, whose amino-acid sequence MASSANSNQVPKLYRSVIEDVINEVRELFLDEGVDEQVLMELKTLWENKLMQSKAVEGFNTEEQAALQAAAQQQAQQAQQATQQAQTQQLLLPPQQQVTSWQSTRPTVTSAPQQQVIMQDPKILQHMSATGMNAATTAATLALPTGISPYQQLITSQGQILQVLRAANGTQYIIQPQQQMVLQQQVLPQMQPGGGQAPVIQQVRPITQVLAPLQGGLPQVLAPLQGGLPQQTGVIIQPQQVILTGNKVQQNAQVMQMTGQPGQVQQIQQQVQQVQQVQGGAAPGGPQQQQQTQQQQPPIMLQVDGAGDTSSDEEDEEEEYDEEEDEEKEKDGEDGQVEEEPLNSEDDVSDEEDQELFDTENVVVCQYDKIHRSKNKWKFHLKDGIMNLNGRDYVFSKAIGDAEW is encoded by the exons ATGGCGAGCTCGGCTAACTCGAATCAAGTG CCTAAACTCTACAGGTCTGTGATTGAAGATGTTATCAACGAGGTCCGGGAGCTCTTCCTGGATGAGGGGGTGGACGAGCAGGTCCTCATGGAACTCAAAACG CTGTGGGAGAACAAGCTAATGCAGAGTAAGGCAGTGGAGGGCTTCAACACAGAGGAGCAGGCGGCCCTCCAGGCAGCAGCCCAGCAGCAGGCACAACAGGCCCAGCAGGCCACCCAGCAAGCCCAGACACAGCAGCTCCTCCTGCCCCCGCAGCAGCAAG TGACGAGCTGGCAATCGACCCGGCCTACTGTCACCAGCG CACCCCAGCAGCAAGTCATTATGCAGGATCCTAAAATTCTGCAGCATATGAGTGCAACAGGGATG AATGCAGCAACCACAGCAGCAACCTTGGCCTTACCAACAGGAATCAGTCCCTACCAACAACTCATCACTAGCCAAG GTCAGATCCTCCAGGTGCTGCGTGCGGCTAACGGGACCCAGTACATTATCCAGCCTCAGCAGCAGATGGTCCTTCARCAGCAGGTCCTTCCTCAGATGCAGCCTGGCGGTGGGCAGGCCCCCGTCATACAGCAGGTACGCCCCATCACACAG GTACTGGCTCCTCTACAGGGAGGACTCCCCCAGGTGCTGGCTCCTCTACAGGGAGGCCTCCCCCAGCAGACAGGAGTCATCATCCAGCCTCAACAGGTCATCCTCACTGGGAACAAGGTCCAGCAGAATGCACAG GTAATGCARATGACAGGCCAGCCCGGTCAGGTGCAGCAGATCCAGCAGCAGGTCCAACAAGTTCAACAGGTCCAGGGCGGAGCTGCACCAGGAGGcccacagcaacagcagcagacccagcagcagcagcctcctATAATGCTGCAGGTGGACGGAGCGGGGGACACGTCCTCAGAcgaagaagatgaggaggaagagtatgacgaggaggaagatgaagaaaaGGAAAAAGATGGAGAGGACGGCCAGGTGGAGGAG gagCCTCTGAATAGTGAAGATGATGTGAGTGATGAGGAGGACCAAGAACTGTTTGATACAGAGAACGTGGTGGTGTGCCAGTACGACAAG ATCCACAGAAGTAAGAACAAATGGAAGTTCCACCTGAAGGATGGGATCATGAACCTGAACGGCCGAGACTATGTCTTCTCCAAAGCCATCGGGGAYGCAGAGTGgtaa
- the LOC112071555 gene encoding transcription initiation factor IIA subunit 1 isoform X4 → MELKTLWENKLMQSKAVEGFNTEEQAALQAAAQQQAQQAQQATQQAQTQQLLLPPQQQVTSWQSTRPTVTSAPQQQVIMQDPKILQHMSATGMNAATTAATLALPTGISPYQQLITSQGGNLSQNMYLKTVDGQILQVLRAANGTQYIIQPQQQMVLQQQVLPQMQPGGGQAPVIQQVRPITQVLAPLQGGLPQVLAPLQGGLPQQTGVIIQPQQVILTGNKVQQNAQVMQMTGQPGQVQQIQQQVQQVQQVQGGAAPGGPQQQQQTQQQQPPIMLQVDGAGDTSSDEEDEEEEYDEEEDEEKEKDGEDGQVEEEPLNSEDDVSDEEDQELFDTENVVVCQYDKIHRSKNKWKFHLKDGIMNLNGRDYVFSKAIGDAEW, encoded by the exons ATGGAACTCAAAACG CTGTGGGAGAACAAGCTAATGCAGAGTAAGGCAGTGGAGGGCTTCAACACAGAGGAGCAGGCGGCCCTCCAGGCAGCAGCCCAGCAGCAGGCACAACAGGCCCAGCAGGCCACCCAGCAAGCCCAGACACAGCAGCTCCTCCTGCCCCCGCAGCAGCAAG TGACGAGCTGGCAATCGACCCGGCCTACTGTCACCAGCG CACCCCAGCAGCAAGTCATTATGCAGGATCCTAAAATTCTGCAGCATATGAGTGCAACAGGGATG AATGCAGCAACCACAGCAGCAACCTTGGCCTTACCAACAGGAATCAGTCCCTACCAACAACTCATCACTAGCCAAG GCGGCAATTTGTCCCAGAATATGTATCTTAAAACAGTGGACG GTCAGATCCTCCAGGTGCTGCGTGCGGCTAACGGGACCCAGTACATTATCCAGCCTCAGCAGCAGATGGTCCTTCARCAGCAGGTCCTTCCTCAGATGCAGCCTGGCGGTGGGCAGGCCCCCGTCATACAGCAGGTACGCCCCATCACACAG GTACTGGCTCCTCTACAGGGAGGACTCCCCCAGGTGCTGGCTCCTCTACAGGGAGGCCTCCCCCAGCAGACAGGAGTCATCATCCAGCCTCAACAGGTCATCCTCACTGGGAACAAGGTCCAGCAGAATGCACAG GTAATGCARATGACAGGCCAGCCCGGTCAGGTGCAGCAGATCCAGCAGCAGGTCCAACAAGTTCAACAGGTCCAGGGCGGAGCTGCACCAGGAGGcccacagcaacagcagcagacccagcagcagcagcctcctATAATGCTGCAGGTGGACGGAGCGGGGGACACGTCCTCAGAcgaagaagatgaggaggaagagtatgacgaggaggaagatgaagaaaaGGAAAAAGATGGAGAGGACGGCCAGGTGGAGGAG gagCCTCTGAATAGTGAAGATGATGTGAGTGATGAGGAGGACCAAGAACTGTTTGATACAGAGAACGTGGTGGTGTGCCAGTACGACAAG ATCCACAGAAGTAAGAACAAATGGAAGTTCCACCTGAAGGATGGGATCATGAACCTGAACGGCCGAGACTATGTCTTCTCCAAAGCCATCGGGGAYGCAGAGTGgtaa